GAGCACGGGTTTCTCGATCTGTGGCGCGTCCGCGGTTGCCGCCGTCGAGGGCATCGTCGAGCGCGAGGAGTCGGAGGTCGCGACGGCCATCGGCCTGGTCACGCTGTTCGGCAGCGTCTCGATGCTCGCGCTGCCGTTGCTGTCCGGTGGTGTCGAGCTGGGCATGTGGGCGGGTGCGAGCGTGCACGAGGTCGCCCAGGTCGTCGCTGCGGCCTCCCCCGCCGGTGCCGCCGCCGTCGCCGCCGCGGTCGTGGTGAAGCTGAGCCGCGTGGTGCTGCTCGCCCCGCTCGCGGCCGGGCTCAGCGTCGTGGAGCGGCGCAGGCGTCCGGTGGTCGAGGGCAAGCGCCCGCCGTTGATCCCCGTGTTCGTGCTGGGCTTCCTCGCGATGGTGGCGCTGCGGAGCACGAACGTCTTCCCCGAGGCTTGGGTCCCCAGGACGAAGGACATCACCGGCTTGTTGCTGGCGGGCGCGCTGTTCGGGCTCGGAACCGGTGTGCAGCTGCGGTCGCTGGCCAGGACCGGGCCGAAGGCGCTGGTGCTGGGCCTGGGTTCCACGGTGCTCGTGGCCGCGGTCGCCTACGCCGGGGTGCGGCTGGTCGGGTGAGCCGCACCCCGGCTGCGGCTAACGCATCGAGGTCAGGCCGAAGGTGAGCATCGCGGTCGAGGTGAAGTCGATCGCGGTCTCCGAGGTGGCCCAGGACCTGGTGTCGTCCAGGAACTCCGAACCGGAGCCGTCGAAGGCCTTCATGTCCCGCTGACACGGACGCATGTCGCCGAACTCACCGAGGTCGCCGAGCAGCCCGGCCTTGTTCGGACCGTTGATCACCGCACCGACGAGGACCTTCTTCCCGCCGTTGAGGTCGCCCTGGAGGTTGGCGACCTGGTGGTGGACGCACCGCGAGAAGTCCCCCGCGCCGATGACGAGCGACACGCCCCATGCGTTGCTGCCCAACGCGAAACCGCGTTGCTGCGTGCCGAAAGCGTCGAACGCCCGGTCGCCGGTGAGCGATCGGTAGAGCTGCGCGGTGGAGGCGAACCCGAAGCTGCGCGGGGCCGCGTCGAAGCTGACAACACTGGCCGCCGTGCGGAACGGGCTCTTCGCCGCACTGTCCACACCGGACTGGAGCTGCTTCTTCAAGTGCCCGGTCAGATCGCGCTCGGTGACCTCGGCCCCGGACACGGGACCGTCGCGCAGCAAGCGGGTCAGGGACGCGTGGGCCAGCGCGCTGGTGTTGTACAGGTTGAGCGTGTCGGTCTCACCGCTGGCGATGTAGCGCTTGGCCCACTGCGTCGCCGCGCGCCCCCACTCACCCGCGCGCGGGTCCTTCAGCGCACGTCCGGCGGCAGCCAGTTCGGCCGCGCCCAGCTCCATGTCGTCCATCCAGGAGTTCTCCGGGTAGAAGGCCCTGGGCAGCGCGGTCACGAGCTTGTCCGGGTCGACGTTCTCGGTCTGCGCGCCGGCGAGGATCGAGGCGCCCTCGTCGAGGTACTTCTTGGCCAGCGCGGGGTTCTGGCGCGCGTTGTACTGCGCCGCCAGCGCGAAGGACGCGGCCACCCGCCCGGCCAGGTTCGGGCTGATCGGCGCGCTGATCCGGAACACCGGGCGGTGCTTGACGTAGTACTTCTCGTCGCCGGGCCTGACGTTGAGCGCGTCGTCGTCCTGGGGCAGCCGCCACACGTCGTGGTCGCCCTTGAAGCCGAGGTCGGCGTTGCCCGGCCCGATGCCCACCTGGATGTAGAGGGTTTTGTTCGTGGCGTCCCAGGCCTTGTCGAGCCACTTCAGCCCGTGGTCGATCTCCGCGTTCAGCGCGGCGTGCGGCTTCTTCAGGTCGCGCTGCAGGTACTGGAGGCTGGCCAGGGAGTACGACGTGGCGTGGGTGAACTTGAGGAAGTCGCCCGCGTCGAACCAGCCGCCTTCGACGTCCACCGGTCCGCCGACGGGTTTGAGCACGGTGGTCGGCCGGTTCTGGTCGTCGAACTCCGGCGTCTCGTAGACCGTCGCCTGCCGGTCGGCGAGGTGCGAGGGCTTGCGGTCGAAGCTGCCGGGGATGACGTCGGCGCCGTCGCGCTGCGTCTGGAAGAACTGGACGGTCTTGTCGATCCACGGCCGGAACACCTCCTCGGCCGCGCCGATCCTGAACTCCGGCGAGGTGACCCCGGCGATCCGCACGCGGTAGCGGCCGGGCTTGTCGAGCGCGGTGAGGTCCAGCGGCCGCACTGCGGTGAAGCGCTGGTTCCAGCCGCCCAGGCTCGCGCCCGCCCGCCCCCGCAGCACGGACGAGCCGTACTGGTTGATCACGTCGAAGGAGGCGGTGCGGGCGGAGCCGGACAGGAAGTACGCGGTCTTGCTCTCGCCGATCGCATAACCGATCCCGTCCACCCGGACATGGCCGTCCGCGGGAGCGGCAGCCGCCGGGCTGACGGTGACGGCGAGCGCGGTGATGGTGGAGACCGCTAAGACACGGGCACGACGCACAGACCCTCCGTTCCGGGGCTGGCGGCGGAAGCCCAATAGTTAATAACGTTCCCTATTAATCGCTAATCCTCCCCTCGCCCCCCTGGTCTCGTCAATGCACGGCAACACAGCCGCAACAAGGAGGACGCACCCGCCGACCGCCGGCGCCGCGGTGTTGAGCAGCGCGGTGCCGAGCGCCGCTCCGAGTTGCTGGGCCGCGTTGTAGGCGGCCGACGCCGCTCCGATGTCGTGTCCCCGCAGGCCCGCAGTGGCCAGGCTCGCGGTCGGCGGCATGACGAGTCCGAGGACGGTCTGCGTGCAGTAGCTCATGAACAGGTAGAAGCCGAACATCGCGAAGAACATCACCGTGATCGCGAGGAAGGCTCCGCCGCGCACGCGACCCTGCATCACCCGCATCGGCAGCAACGGTTGCCGCACGCGGGTTTCCACGATGATGAACGCGGTCAACAGCACGACGCCGACGACCAGCACTCCGACGTCGGCCATGCTGAGGCCGTACACCACGGCGGCGAAACCGGCAGCGCTGAGCACTGCGCCCGCGACGTCGAGCCGTCCTGGTTCGCGCTGGGTTCCGGGCACGAGCGCGGTGCCCACAACAGCGAGCAGGGCAACGGGAACGTTGATGTAGAGGCACCAACGCCAATCGGCGTACTCGGTGAGCAACCCGCCCGCGATGAGCCCCACCGCCGATCCGGCGGCACCCACCGCGGCGAACACGCCGAACGCGCACCCTCGTTCGCG
The window above is part of the Allokutzneria albata genome. Proteins encoded here:
- a CDS encoding YeiH family protein translates to MPAVFRPSAVRTNLPGLAAITLAVTIALAVNRLLPAVSPLTGAVVLGVVVGNLPVLPDSAKPGLKWATRRFLRAGVVLLGVQLSVAQVLQLGGGMLLVVLVTVVVTFFGTVLLGRLLGLPRGLTLMVSTGFSICGASAVAAVEGIVEREESEVATAIGLVTLFGSVSMLALPLLSGGVELGMWAGASVHEVAQVVAAASPAGAAAVAAAVVVKLSRVVLLAPLAAGLSVVERRRRPVVEGKRPPLIPVFVLGFLAMVALRSTNVFPEAWVPRTKDITGLLLAGALFGLGTGVQLRSLARTGPKALVLGLGSTVLVAAVAYAGVRLVG
- a CDS encoding glycoside hydrolase family 9 protein encodes the protein MRRARVLAVSTITALAVTVSPAAAAPADGHVRVDGIGYAIGESKTAYFLSGSARTASFDVINQYGSSVLRGRAGASLGGWNQRFTAVRPLDLTALDKPGRYRVRIAGVTSPEFRIGAAEEVFRPWIDKTVQFFQTQRDGADVIPGSFDRKPSHLADRQATVYETPEFDDQNRPTTVLKPVGGPVDVEGGWFDAGDFLKFTHATSYSLASLQYLQRDLKKPHAALNAEIDHGLKWLDKAWDATNKTLYIQVGIGPGNADLGFKGDHDVWRLPQDDDALNVRPGDEKYYVKHRPVFRISAPISPNLAGRVAASFALAAQYNARQNPALAKKYLDEGASILAGAQTENVDPDKLVTALPRAFYPENSWMDDMELGAAELAAAGRALKDPRAGEWGRAATQWAKRYIASGETDTLNLYNTSALAHASLTRLLRDGPVSGAEVTERDLTGHLKKQLQSGVDSAAKSPFRTAASVVSFDAAPRSFGFASTAQLYRSLTGDRAFDAFGTQQRGFALGSNAWGVSLVIGAGDFSRCVHHQVANLQGDLNGGKKVLVGAVINGPNKAGLLGDLGEFGDMRPCQRDMKAFDGSGSEFLDDTRSWATSETAIDFTSTAMLTFGLTSMR
- a CDS encoding MFS transporter, whose translation is MRFKTTTLLVVSAAQLLVVLDGTIVNIALPSAQATLGMSDPDRHWVVTAYALAFGGLLLLGGRVSGALGHRRAFAVGLLGFAVASASGGAAGSSGVLITARAVQGVFAALLAPAGLSLLTNTFTEPRERGCAFGVFAAVGAAGSAVGLIAGGLLTEYADWRWCLYINVPVALLAVVGTALVPGTQREPGRLDVAGAVLSAAGFAAVVYGLSMADVGVLVVGVVLLTAFIIVETRVRQPLLPMRVMQGRVRGGAFLAITVMFFAMFGFYLFMSYCTQTVLGLVMPPTASLATAGLRGHDIGAASAAYNAAQQLGAALGTALLNTAAPAVGGCVLLVAAVLPCIDETRGARGGLAINRERY